In a single window of the Pyrococcus sp. NA2 genome:
- a CDS encoding DUF4152 family protein, which produces MRIVAADTGGAVLDDTLQPIGLIATVAVLVEKPYRTASEYLVRYADPYNYDLSGRQAIKDEIELAIELAKRTSPDVIHLDSTLGGIEVRKLDEPTIEALEISDKGKEIWKELSREVQPLAKKFWEESGIEIVAIGKSSVPVRIAEIYAGIFSVKWALEKVLEKGRLLVGLPRYMDIEIKEDRVIGRSLDPREGGLYGIVEAKIPEGIKWEVYPNPLVRRFMIFEIFAKS; this is translated from the coding sequence ATGAGGATCGTTGCTGCCGATACCGGGGGAGCAGTTCTAGATGACACTTTACAGCCCATAGGATTAATAGCCACAGTTGCAGTTCTAGTTGAAAAGCCCTACAGGACGGCAAGTGAGTATTTGGTTAGGTATGCTGATCCCTACAACTATGATCTCTCCGGTAGACAGGCTATAAAGGATGAAATCGAGCTTGCAATAGAACTTGCGAAAAGAACATCTCCCGATGTCATCCACTTGGACTCTACGCTGGGAGGGATAGAGGTTAGGAAGTTAGATGAACCCACCATAGAGGCCCTGGAAATTTCAGATAAGGGTAAAGAAATATGGAAGGAACTTTCTAGGGAAGTTCAACCTTTGGCTAAGAAATTCTGGGAAGAGAGTGGAATAGAGATAGTTGCGATAGGAAAGAGTAGCGTTCCCGTTAGGATAGCGGAGATATATGCGGGAATATTCTCTGTTAAGTGGGCTCTTGAGAAGGTACTCGAGAAGGGGCGGTTACTAGTAGGATTACCCAGATACATGGACATCGAAATTAAGGAGGATAGGGTAATTGGAAGAAGCCTCGATCCCAGGGAAGGTGGTCTATATGGAATTGTTGAGGCCAAGATTCCGGAAGGAATAAAATGGGAGGTCTATCCAAATCCTCTCGTGAGAAGGTTCATGATATTCGAAATTTTTGCAAAATCTTAG